A portion of the Amyelois transitella isolate CPQ chromosome 2, ilAmyTran1.1, whole genome shotgun sequence genome contains these proteins:
- the LOC106133592 gene encoding aromatic-L-amino-acid decarboxylase: MEAGDFKDFAKAMTDYITEYLENIRDRQVVPSVKPGYLRPLVPEQAPEKAEPWTAVMADIERVVMSGVTHWHSPRFHAYFPTANSYPSIVADMLSGAIACIGFTWISSPACTELEVVMLDWLGQMLGLPEEFLARSGGEGGGVIQGTASEATLVALLGAKARTMQRVKEDHPEWTETEILSKLVGYCNKQAHSSVERAGLLGGVKLRALKPDNKRRLRGDILREAIEKDISEGLIPFYVVATLGTTSSCTFDNLEEIGDVCQSFDVWLHVDAAYAGSAFICPEFRYLMKGIEKADSFNFNPHKWLLVNFDCSALWLKKPRWIVDAFNVDPLYLKHDQQGSAPDYRHWQIPLGRRFRALKLWFVLRLYGVENLQKFIRKHVSLAHLFEKLCTSDERFELFEDVTLGLVCFRLKGSNELNEELLRRINGRGKIHLVPSKIDDVYFLRLAICSRFSEESDIHFSWEEVKASAEEVIKSFKQ, translated from the exons ATGGAAGCTGGAGATTTCAAGGACTTCGCCAAAGCGATGACTGATTATATCACGGAATACTTGGAAAATATAAGAGATAG GCAAGTGGTTCCATCAGTGAAACCTGGGTATTTGAGGCCTTTGGTGCCAGAGCAAGCCCCCGAGAAGGCGGAGCCCTGGACAGCAGTGATGGCCGACATAGAGCGTGTGGTGATGTCTGGTGTTACGCACTGGCATTCACCCCGGTTCCACGCCTACTTCCCCACGGCGAACTCTTACCCTTCCATCGTTGCTGATATGCTTAGTGGGGCCATAGCCTGCATAGGATTTACTTGG ATTTCTAGCCCAGCCTGTACAGAACTTGAGGTAGTGATGCTAGATTGGCTGGGTCAAATGCTGGGCCTTCCCGAGGAGTTCCTCGCTCGCTCCGGGGGAGAGGGCGGTGGCGTCATCCAGGGCACGGCCAGCGAAGCGACGCTGGTTGCGCTGCTCGGAGCCAAGGCCCGCACAATGCAGCGCGTCAAGGAGGACCACCCTGAATGGACCGAAACAGAGATCTTATCGAAGCTTGTCGGATATTGCAACA AACAAGCACATTCGTCAGTGGAGCGAGCTGGTCTTCTGGGCGGTGTGAAGTTGCGCGCACTGAAACCAGACAACAAGAGACGGCTTCGGGGTGACATCTTAAGGGAGGCGATTGAGAAGGATATCAGTGAGGGCCTGATTCCATTTTAt GTTGTCGCAACGTTGGGAACCACTTCATCATGTACGTTTGATAATCTCGAGGAAATCGGTGATGTGTGCCAATCCTTCGACGTATGGCTACATGTGGACGCTGCATACGCTGGCTCTGCTTTCATCTGCCCAGAATTCCGCTACTTGATGAAAGGCATCGAAAAGGCTGACTCTTTTAACTTCAACCCACACAAGTGGTTGTTAGTGAACTTCGATTGCTCAGCCTTATGGCTGAAGAAGCCGCGTTGGATCGTCGACGCCTTTAATGTGGATCCATTATATCTAAAACATGACCAACAAGGATCAGCTCCTGATTACCGTCATTGGCAAATTCCACTCGGGCGCCGTTTTCGCGCGCTAAAATTATGGTTTGTTTTGAGATTGTACGGCGTTGAGAACCTTCAAAAATTCATCAGAAAACATGTTTCCTTGGCTCATCTCTTCGAGAAACTGTGTACTTCTGATGAAAGATTTGAACTCTTTGAAGATGTCACTTTGGGTTTGGTTTGTTTTAGACTAAAAGGCAGCAATGAACTAAATGAGGAATTGTTAAGGCGCATCAATGGGCGCGGTAAAATCCATCTAGTACCTTCTAAGATAGATGACGTTTATTTTCTAAGGTTGGCAATTTGCTCCCGATTTTCGGAAGAAAGCGATATTCACTTTTCTTGGGAGGAGGTTAAAGCATCCGCTGAGGAAGtgattaaaagttttaagcaataa